A part of Girardinichthys multiradiatus isolate DD_20200921_A chromosome 12, DD_fGirMul_XY1, whole genome shotgun sequence genomic DNA contains:
- the smarcb1a gene encoding SWI/SNF-related matrix-associated actin-dependent regulator of chromatin subfamily B member 1-A — protein MALSKTFGQKPVKFQLEEDGEFYMIGSEVGNYLRMFRGSLYKRYPSLWRKLATVEERKKIVESSHDHGYTQLATSVTLLKASEVEEILEGNDEKYKAVSISTEPPAYLREQKAKRNSQWVPTLPNSSHHLDAVPCSTTINRSRLGRDKKRTFPLCFDDHDPAVIHENATQPEVLVPIRLDMEIEGQKLRDAFTWNMNEKLMTPEMFAEILCDDLDLNPLAFVPAIASAIRQQIESYPTDSLLEDQTDQRVIIKLNIHVGNISLVDQFEWDMSERENSPEKFALKLCSELGLGGEFVTTIAYSIRGQLSWHQRTYAFSENPLPTVEIAIRNTGDADQWCPLLETLTDAEMEKKIRDQDRNTRRMRRLANTAPAW, from the exons ATGGCGCTTAGCAAGACGTTTGGGCAAAAACCGGTAAAATTTCAGCTCGAGGAGGATGGAGAGTTTTACATGATCGGTTCAGAG GTGGGGAACTACCTGCGCATGTTCAGAGGCTCCCTCTATAAACGATATCCGTCGCTATGGAGAAAACTGGCAACAGTGGAGGAACGGAAGAAAATCGTGGAGTCATCACACG ATCACGGCTACACTCAGTTGGCCACCAGTGTTACGCTTCTGAAGGCCTCGGAGGtggaggagatccttgaagggAACGATGAGAAGTATAAAGCTGTGTCTATCAGCACAGAGCCCCCGGCCTACCTCAG GGAACAGAAGGCAAAGAGGAACAGTCAGTGGGTTCCCACGCTGCCCAATAGTTCTCACCACCTGGACGCCGTTCCCTGCTCCACCACCATCAACCGCAGCCGACTGGGCCGGGACAAGAAGAGGACCTTCCCCCTGTG TTTTGATGACCACGACCCTGCGGTGATCCATGAAAACGCCACTCAGCCTGAGGTTCTTGTCCCAATCCGTCTGGACATGGAGATCGAGGGTCAGAAGCTCAGAGATGCTTTCACTTGGAATATGAACG AGAAGCTCATGACGCCTGAGATGTTTGCTGAGATCCTGTGTGATGACCTGGATCTGAACCCGCTGGCTTTCGTCCCCGCCATCGCCTCAGCCATCAGACAGCAGATCGAGTCTTACCCCACAGACAGCCTCCTGGAGGACCAGACGGACCAGAGGGTGATCATCAAG CTGAACATCCATGTGGGCAACATCTCTCTGGTGGACCAGTTTGAGTGGGACATGTCAGAGAGGGAAAACTCTCCAGAGAAGTTTGCCCTGAAGCTCTGCTCTGAGCTCGGCCTGGGCGGAGAGTTCGTCACCACCATCGCCTACAGCATCCGAGGTCAGCTGAGCTGGCACCAGAGGACGTACGCCTTCAG TGAGAACCCCCTCCCCACGGTCGAGATCGCCATCAGAAACACGGGTGATGCGGACCAGTGGTGCCCCCTGCTGGAGACCCTGACAGATgcagagatggagaagaagaTCAGAGACCAGGACAGAAACACGAG ACGAATGAGGCGTTTGGCGAATACGGCCCCTGCGTGGTAG